The Ranitomeya variabilis isolate aRanVar5 chromosome 7, aRanVar5.hap1, whole genome shotgun sequence genome includes a window with the following:
- the KIF5C gene encoding kinesin heavy chain isoform X2, with protein MQGKLHDPQLMGILPRISRDIFDHIYSMDENLEFHIKVSYFEIYLDKIRDLLDVSKTNLAVHEDKNRVPYVKGCTERFVSSPEEVMDVIDEGKANRHVAVTNMNEHSSRSHSIFLINIKQENIETEKKLCGKLYLVDLAGSEKVSKTGAEGAVLDEAKNINKSLSALGNVISALAEGTKSHVPYRDSKMTRILQDSLGGNCRTTIIICCSPSIFNEAETKSTLMFGQRAKTIKNTVSVNLELTAEEWKKKYEKEKDKNKSLKNIIQHLEMELNRWRGGEAVPVDEQMSSKDQKSLEPCDNTPIIDNLSPAAACISSEEKKKYDDDIASLYRQLDDKDDEINHQSQLAEKLKQQMLDQDELLASTRRDYEKIQEELTRLQIENDAAKDEVKEVLQALEELAVNYDHKSQEVEDKTKANEQLTDELTQKTTSLIATQRELHQLQELSSHQKKRATEILNLLLKDLGEIGGIIGTNDVKTLADVNGVIEEEFTMARLYISKMKSEVKSLVNRSKQLETAQIEANRKINATEKELAACQLLGSQHEAKIKSLTDYMQNVEQRRRQLEEAQDSLNEELAKLHAQEKMHEVSFQDKEKEHLTRLQDAEEMKKTLEQQMESHREAHQRQLSRLRDEIEEKQKMIDDLKDLNQKLQLQKDKLTSDYEKLKAEDEQREMELQKLMELNEKREQSREDLKGLEETVARELQTLHNLRRLFVQDLTTRVKKSVELDSDDAGGSAAQKQKISFLENNLEQLTKVHKQLVRDNADLRCELPKLEKRLRATAERVKALEGALKEAKENAMRDRKRYQQEVDRIKEAVRAKNMARRVHTAQIAKPIRPGHYPASSPTAVHAIRGGGSVHSSYYHHSK; from the exons GGCTGTACAGAGAGGTTTGTGTCCAGTCCAGAGGAAGTGATGGATGTGATCGACGAGGGGAAGGCGAACAGACATGTTGCCGTCACAA ATATGAACGAGCACAGCTCCAGGAGTCACAGCATTTTCCTAATTAACATCAAACAAGAAAACATTGAGACGGAGAAGAAGCTCTGCGGGAAACTCTACCTGGTGGATCTAGCGGGAAGTGAAAAG GTCAGCAAAACCGGAGCTGAAGGAGCAGTTTTGGACGAAGCTAAAAACATCAATAAGTCTTTATCTGCCCTGGGCAACGTCATCTCCGCTCTGGCAGAAGGAACG AAAAGCCACGTTCCTTACCGAGACAGTAAGATGACCCGGATACTGCAGGACTCCCTTGGTGGCAACTGTCGGACGACCATCATCATCTGCTGCTCCCCATCCATCTTCAACGAGGCCGAGACTAAATCCACGCTCATGTTCGGCCAGCG GGCCAAGACTATTAAGAACACGGTGTCTGTCAATCTGGAGCTGACTGCCGAGGAGTGGAAGAAGAAGTACGAGAAGGAGAAAGACAAAAACAAGTCACTTAAGAACATCATTCAGCATCTCGAGATGGAATTGAACCGGTGGAGAGGCG GGGAAGCTGTGCCGGTGGATGAACAAATGAGTTCAAAGGATCAGAAGAGCCTGGAGCCATGCGACAACACTCCCATCATCGACAACCTGTCCCCGGCCGCTGCCTGCATCTCATCCGAGGAAAAGAAGAAATACGACGACGACATCGCCTCGCTGTACCGCCAGCTGGATGACAAG GATGATGAAATCAATCACCAGAGTCAGCTCGCCGAGAAGCTGAAGCAGCAGATGCTGGACCAGGACGAG ctcCTGGCTTCAACACGCAGAGATTATGAAAAAATCCAGGAGGAGCTGACGCGGCTTCAGATTGAGAATGACGCCGCCAAGGATGAAGTCAAAGAAGTTCTCCAGGCTCTCGAAGAGCTGGCTGTAAACTACGACCATaagtctcaggaggtggaggacaagACCAAAGCCAACGAGCAGCTGACAGATGAGCTGACGCAGAAAACG ACCAGTCTGATCGCAACGCAGCGTGAACTTCATCAGCTGCAAGAACTCAGCAGCCACCAGAAGAAGAGGGCGACCGAGATCCTAAATCTGCTGCTGAAGGACCTGGGCGAGATCGGCGGCATTATCGGCACGAATGATGTGAAAACG CTGGCCGATGTGAATGGCGTCATTGAAGAGGAGTTCACCATGGCTCGTCTGTACATTAGCAAAATGAAGTCTGAGGTCAAGTCTCTAGTAAATCGCAGCAAACAACTGGAGACGGCACAGATTGAGGCGAACCGCAAAATAAATGCCACCGAAAAGGAGCTTGCGGCATGTCAGCTGCTCGGCTCCCAG CATGAAGCAAAGATCAAATCTCTGACTGATTACATGCAAAACGTGGAGCAGAGGCGCAGACAGCTGGAGGAGGCGCAGGATTCTCTTAACGAGGAACTGGCAAAACTCCACGCACAAG aaaaaatgcacgAAGTCTCCTTCCAGGATAAGGAGAAGGAGCACCTGACCCGTCTCCAGGATGCCGAAGAGATGAAG AAAACTCTGGAGCAACAGATGGAAAGTCACCGAGAAGCGCACCAGAGGCAGCTGTCTCGCCTGCGCGATGAGATCGAAGAGAAGCAGAAGATGATCGATGACCTCAAAGA CCTCAACCAGAAGCTGCAGCTCCAGAAGGACAAACTGACCTCGGACTATGAGAAGCTGAAGGCTGAAGATGAGCAGAGAGAGATGGAACTGCAGAAACTCAT GGAGCTTAATGAGAAGAGGGAGCAATCACGGGAAGATCTCAAAGGCCTGGAGGAGACGGTG GCTCGGGAACTCCAGACGTTACACAACCTGCGCAGACTCTTTGTTCAGGATCTCACCACCAGAGTGAAGAAG AGCGTGGAGTTGGACAGTGATGACGCCGGGGGGAGCGCTGCGCAGAAACAGAAGATCTCCTTCTTGGAGAACAATCTGGAGCAGCTGACAAAAGTTCACAAACAG CTAGTCCGTGATAACGCAGATCTGCGCTGTGAACTTCCCAAGCTGGAGAAACGTCTTCGGGCCACAGCTGAGCGGGTTAAGGCTTTGGAAGGCGCTCTAAAGGAAGCCAAAGAGAACGCCATGAGGGACCGCAAGCGATACCAGCAGGAGGTGGACCGCATCAAGGAAGCTGTGAGGGCGAAGAACATGGCGCGGAGAGTGCACACGGCCCAGATTG CAAAACCAATTCGTCCCGGACATTACCCAGCATCCTCTCCTACCGCTGTACACGCCATCCGAGGAGGCGGCTCCGTGCATTCATCTTACTACCATCACTCAAAATAA